Below is a window of Streptomyces genisteinicus DNA.
TCCTCGCGGGCGGGGCCGGGGCGGCGGGCGTCCGCACCGCCGGGGAGCTCTTCGACGCCCCCGCCTTCCTCGGCGCGCTCTCCGCGCACCTGGACACGGACCTGGCAGGCGGCGGCGCGGGCGGGGTGTGACAGGGTCGCCGTATGACGACACCACCGGACGGACTGCCCGTCTACCGCGTCCTGACCGGCCCGGACGACTCGGCGTTCTGCCACCGGGTGAGCGAGGCACTGGAGCTGGGCTACCGGCTCCACGAGGGGCCGGCGGTCACCTTCGACGGGCAGCGGGTGATCGTGGCCCAGGCCGTCGTGTGGTCCGGACGGACATCCGGGTGAACCGCCCGGGCCGTCGTCGGTCCCCGGCGGAAATCCGGATGCCCCGTCCGGGCCGCGGCGCTACCCTCGGCGGCATGAACGTCACCGGCCCGCGCACCACCGCGACCGCGCGAGCGACCAGCTCGCCGGCCGCCGCCGTCTGACGTACCCCTCCCCACCGGCGACCGGAAACGGTCCGCCGGTGGGTCCGTGGCCTCCTCGCCCGGTCCCGGTGCCCCGGACCGTTGTCCGGCGCCCGACCGCTGTGACGCGAAGGAGCCACCATGGACACCGAGACCGTCGTCCGCACGTTCACGTCGTACTACCAGGAGCGCGGCCACGCCCTGATCGAGGGCTCGACCCTGGTGCGGCCGCCGGGCGACCCGGTGCTGTTCACCACGTCGGGCATGCACCCGCTCACCGAGTACCTGACGGGGCGCCCGCATCCGCTCGGCACCCGGCTGGCCGGTGTGCAGCGGTGTCTGCGCACGACCGACCTGGAGGAGGTCGGCGACCCGACCCATCTCACCGTCTTCGAGATGCTCGGGAGCTGGTCGCTCGGCGACTACGAGGGGCCGGTGAGTCTGCGCTGGGCCCACGGGCTGCTCACCGAGGGCTTCGGCGTCCCGCACCGGCTGCTGCACGCCACGGTGTTCGGCGGGGACGGGCAGGCCGGCCCGGA
It encodes the following:
- a CDS encoding DUF1737 domain-containing protein produces the protein MTTPPDGLPVYRVLTGPDDSAFCHRVSEALELGYRLHEGPAVTFDGQRVIVAQAVVWSGRTSG